The Rathayibacter caricis DSM 15933 genomic sequence GCAGGGTCGACGCGCCGCTCTGCCACAGGGTTCTGAACGCGGCCGGGTAGGCGCTGCTCGGCGGCAGCGAGGCGTCGTCGAGCCCGTGGCCCAGCGCCGAGAGGGCGGTGATCCCCTCGTCGAAGGCGGCCTGCGCCTCGGGCTCCAGACGGATGTCCTGCACGTCGTCCCACGGCGAGGCGGTGAGCACGCCGATCTGGAAGCGCCCCTCCCCTCGGATAGCGGCGCCCAGGAACGAGCCCTCGCGATCCTCCGGAGCGGCCACCGAGTAGGGATGCGGGATCCGGCCGTTGCGGCGCTCCAGCAGCCCCTCGAGCAGGAGGCCGGCATCGGCGACCGACCGCGCGATCGGACCCGCCACGACGAGCCCGCCGACTCCTCCCACCCCCGACATCGCCGGCACGCGCCCGCGCGAGGGCTTGAGCCCCACCAGTCCGCACGCGGCGGCCGGGATGCGGATCGAGCCGCCGCCGTCGGACGCCGGCGCGAACGGCAGGAGCCCCGCGGCCACGGCCGCCGCCGCTCCTCCGCTCGACCCCCCGGCACCCAGGCGCGTGTCCCACGGCGTCACCGTGGGCGGTCCGACCCGGCTCTCGGTGTAGGAGGGCATGCCGAACTCGGGAGCCGCGGTCTTGCCCAGGCTGATCGCCCCCGCCGCGTCGAGCACCTCGACGATCTCGTCGGAGGCGTCGGGCACGAAGGACTCGCGCAGTCGCGATCCGGACGTGGTCCGGACGCCGCGGCGGCGCCACAGGTCCTTGTCCCCGCTCGCCAGGCCCCAGAGGGCGGCCGTGCGCGGGACGGCTCCGTGGGCGAGGTCCACGGCGCGCTCCCGGGCCGCGTCGGGCGTCACGGTCGTGAAGGCGCCCAGCTCGCCGTTCCAGCGCTCGATCCGGGCGAGGTAGTGGTCGACCAGCTCGAGCGGCGAGACCTCGCCGCGCTGCAGCCAGTCCCACTGCTCCTGGGCGCTGAGGTGATGGAGTTCGAACATGGGAACGACCCTATTCCGGGCCACCTGAGACGGGGCGGCGGCGGAACAGGGTCGTCCTGGTGGGAGGGCTCAGGCGGCGCGCCTGCCCGCCTCGCGGGTGCTCTCCTCGGCGCCGTAGCGGCCGCCGGCCGGCACGACGGTGTCGCGGTCGACCCGTGCACC encodes the following:
- a CDS encoding amidase, translating into MFELHHLSAQEQWDWLQRGEVSPLELVDHYLARIERWNGELGAFTTVTPDAARERAVDLAHGAVPRTAALWGLASGDKDLWRRRGVRTTSGSRLRESFVPDASDEIVEVLDAAGAISLGKTAAPEFGMPSYTESRVGPPTVTPWDTRLGAGGSSGGAAAAVAAGLLPFAPASDGGGSIRIPAAACGLVGLKPSRGRVPAMSGVGGVGGLVVAGPIARSVADAGLLLEGLLERRNGRIPHPYSVAAPEDREGSFLGAAIRGEGRFQIGVLTASPWDDVQDIRLEPEAQAAFDEGITALSALGHGLDDASLPPSSAYPAAFRTLWQSGASTLPVEAPADFELLEPLTRWLVVEGRRLGAREVVEAASVLTGFERALIAAFSSFDAVLAPAMTMTPRPVGWYDAEDPERNFAQQVQYTPFTSFVNVAGLPAITLPLSTTDSGLPMGIQLIGRPGGEAVLLAIGAQLERRARWQRRHPPQW